Genomic DNA from Methanofollis fontis:
ACGTGCAATATGCATCCGGTAGATGGACCGGTTTTTGCCGGTATGGAGTTTCTCTTTGTCACCGCGAGAATGAGGATAGGGGTTCTCCTTCAGGAGGTTCAGGGTGTCTTTGATGATCCGCTG
This window encodes:
- a CDS encoding type II toxin-antitoxin system RelE family toxin gives rise to the protein MNSLDPKSQRIIKDTLNLLKENPYPHSRGDKEKLHTGKNRSIYRMHIARSFTAIYTIQRLRSSISPTS